The stretch of DNA atACAAAATGAATCAGCAGCTGACCGAGTTCGACACTGTCATGGAGCAGATTGGTAAAGTGGCTGTCAATGCATGTGCTTGGAGGACAACTAAGAGTGTCTCACACACCCTTAGGCTTCGGCAGAGTGCATCTGTTTGCCACTCTGACCCTGGGCCTGCTGCAGATGATGGCCATTCTGGAGACAATGGGCGTTGGCATAATAGGACCAGCGGCTGTGTGCGACCTGCGGATGAGTCTGATGCAGCTGTCCTCGATTATGGCCGCAGGTTTCATGGGCATCATTTGCTCCTCGTACTTCTGGGGCTACATCACGGACAAAATGGGTCGCCGCTGGATCCTCTTGCGCACCATTTCGCTGAGCAATATCTGCTCGATCATTTCCATGTTTATGGTTAGCTTCTCCGGCTTCTATGTCATGCGCTTTGTCACGGGCATATTGTGAGTAGGATATTCTTCcctgccagctgcagctttaACTTTATACCCGCATCATGTGCAGCGTGGCCGGACCGAGCTTTGTGGCTGTCACCTACCTCAGTGAGTTCTGCAATAAGCAGATCATGGCACGAGTCGTCACCCACTTGTACATGTTCGCGGGCTTCGCCATGCTGTACTGCCCAGCGTGGGGCATATTGTTCCAGGGCACGTCCTACATGGAGTTCGAGATGGAGCTGGTGGGCGACCTGACGCTGCGACCCTGGCGTCTGCTTGGCTGCATGTTCATGCTGCCCGGAGTGCTGGCgttcttcctgctgctccgcaTGCCGGAGAGCCCCAAGTTTCTGTTCATGATTGGCGAGACGCAGAAGGGCATGGACGTGATGGATTGGGTGTGCCGAAAGAACACCGGTCATCCCCTCACACCCGAGCAGGTGGAGAACATGCTCAAGTTCCAGGAGAAGGCGCAGGTGAAGCGGCAGAAGAATGCCAACAATATCCTCCGCACGATGCTCAATGATGCGATGCCGCTCTTCCGAAAGCCCTTCGTCGGCTACTTTGTCAGCGGCTGTGCGGTTATGTTTGTGATGGGATTGCTGTGAGTGGAGTGTTCTCCGGAGAGTATTCCCTTCCAGCTCTACTTTCTCCCTACTTCCACAGAGCCAACGGTCTGGGCATTTGGTTTACTTCGATGCGTAATCGTGCGAATATGCGCGTAGGACCCAGCGAACACATGACCCTGTGCAGCCTGCTCTTCGAGGATAATCCCAGCTTGATGCAGGAAACCGAAGAGGATATTCTTGTCGTTAGCATCCCGCTGCTCTGCTTTATGTGTCTCTCATTCATTTCAGCCCCTCCTCCTATCCCTTAGGTGTGCAACGATGACCTGCACAGCTTTTACGATTCGCTCATTCTGGGCGCCACTTACATCATTCTGTACAAcatctgctggctgctgctcttctatGTGCCGCGAAAGGGCCTGCTGGTCATCTCCCTCCTCATTGCCTCCACCTGCGGATTTGCCTTGATATTCGTGGCCAATCATCATGTTCAGCTCTTCTGCTTGGTATTCTTAGTGTCCTTGCCGGGCCTGATCATTTCACTGATGGGCGGCGCCCTGCTGGAGTTTGTGCCCACCTACATACGCGCCAAGGCTCTGTGCATCAGTCTCATGTGGTGCCGCTGGGGCGCTGTTGTGGGCACGACCATCGTCGGTTCAAATATTGAGGAACACTGCGAGATTACTCtcttggcaatggcaatacTGCCGCTGTgtaagagcaagagcaagatcTGAATCTGTCCAAGAACTAATTATCTTTAAACCTTTTGCAGGCTCTGCTAGTCTTGAGGCTTTTTTAACAATCTAAGCTATGTGCAAAGCGAGAGATTTGCGATAATTTGAGACTGATAAATGGCATTACAACTTTTCAAAGAACCCGTAAATAATGCTAGCCTCTATACAGATATAAAGCTGTCGTCCAAAGATGTATTTAATTGGCTTATGCCTCCTACAAAGAGCTGCAATTACATGCCAAAGATTACTAGAGCAAATGGCCCGAAAAGTAGGCAACGGAATGAGAACGGAATGCATTTATTCCCACAAATTCGAGCATTCGAGCACCCTCCCCTTGCCAGATTTGATTGGGAAACAAATGTTCTTCTCTTGCAAGCCCTCACCTGTTGGCTTCATCCTCTTTTTTCCTTGCCAAAAAACTTGGGCTTTTCCTCTTGCGACTTTACTTAGAAAAACAATCAGTTAATCTTTGCAGTTTGTATTTCGATTGCTTCAGATCCAGTAGGCGAATATTTTGTTGGATTATTTTATGTGTGTCATTTATTCAACTAACATCAAGACTAGAGCTGGAAGATATATCTATCCGTAAGTGTTAGGTGTGCAGCTGCAACTACAACTAATCTTCTCAACATGCGTTAAACTATTGCCCCGACAAAAAAGATGCATTAAATAATACTATAAACAATTGGagtaacaacaaataaatgagtTTAAGTCGTCGTCACGGTTCTGGGCCTTAGAATATCCCCTCGTCATCCAGGGAGCGGATCTGTGAGTGGGAAATGAAAGAGATTTCTGTCAATATTTCGCTCCCTTTTGCTTACCAACTCCCCGCCgctgttgatatttttggGCATATTGTTTTCCAGCTCGCGATTTCGCAGCATTTCCATCAGTGGACCGCCTCGCTTGCCGAAGCGAACGCGTGCCCTGTCCCCGTAGTACGTGTCCAGATCCTGCAGAAACTTGTACGCATCCGCCATGGTGTTGACGTCATTCTTGCGCGGTGGCCTCGAGTTGGATGCCTCCACGTTGCAGCCGGCGGCGatcagtgccagtgccacgcAGACAATCAGAATGCAACGCATTGTATTGGACATGATGCGAAATTGCTGGAGAGCGTTGGAAGTGGAAAATTTGCATGGGAAACGATGGGGGAAATTACATTATTTACTATGAGCTAATTGACATTGCGGCCTATTACTAATCcatttgggttgggttggggccGGGCCCTCGTAGGGCCACATTTAATAACTGGCATTCTCGCCGGATAATTTATGGCTGGGAGGGAGTCACGGGGTGAGCAAGCTAAATGGGCGCACGGCCTGTGCTCTGtcctctgcttttgcttttgcttttgctgacGATCGTTTCTGGTATCCCAACCCATGATTTGGATGTGCCGTACTGACGTACGAGCAGTGCAGcgcatatacaatatacaacTAATAATTACAACCATTATATATCAGTTAGCTGCTACCTAAGGTCACTCTTGACCCATGCGAAGCGTTGCAATTACGAATCAGAACTTTACTTTACTGCCTGCGAAACCTAAGCATTTTATACTGCTTTCTCGACTAATTCAGAGAACAAAGATtcacattttaatttcctAATGGCTAAAAATAGCCACTGCTAACGACACTCGACGAAGTGAACTCTCGAGaactttaactttatttttttagggAGAATTTCAAGGCAGAAACCATTCTTACCTGGTCAAGATTACCGCCACACAGTTGAGTATTTATCAAATGGTTGTGAAATGTAATCACACaacgagagagcgagggagaatGCACAATGCAATTGGTCACCGGCAGCGGAGTGTGTAAACAGCGGACGCAATCGTGAataaatgttggccaaaagccatTGGCAACAGGTATTTATAGGGGCCGTAACCGACGCGTGCCATGATGCAGAAGGATACGAGGCCTGTGCTTATCGTGGccagagccgccgccgccgcccaccacatcccagcagcagaacaaatcCGAAACGAGCGGAAATTGTGGgagcaaaaacaaaccgaaccgaacaccGAGCGAAGCctctaaaatattttcatatgcaaGATAATTATGTGGCTGCTCAGCTCCTGTGTTTGAagttttgcagcagcagctggaacggAAAAGTGCCACagagtgggcgtggcagtggcagtggcagtggcaatgcgATTCGAATGGGactcgtatttgtttttgttttcggaaaatgcgaatggaaatggaaattagaATGAGAATGCCAGCCAGAGCAGGCAGGGGTCAGGGGCAATTGGATGGGTGGGGGGCCACGGAGATTGTTGAGCGCTAACAAATGATGACAGTTGGCTAACGAGATATCTAGAGAGCCGCAGATACAGAATTAcgcataaatgaataaatgacaAATTTTCGATAAGAAGGATTAGCGCCTGCTGCTCCCACCTGAATGTTGCATACCGTCAGCCGGGTCGCTCGTACAATTGATTTATGTGTGAGAGGGCTCCTGCCGCTTGGCAACTCTatcattaattataatattttgattattgttTAATAACTGTTGGCTTAGTTGGCGACGCTAATTGCGATACGCGAACGCGACGCAAACGCCATCGGGCATCGGGCTTGGCGTTGCATAAACTGCTCGACTTTGCATTGCCGTCTAATTTGGGGTCAATGCGGTAAGGTAATTTCCACAGCACTTCCCCGAGCGGTCGAGCGTGTTTTAATCTGTTCGAAAGTGTCCGagtgcgtatacgtaatgcacGCTACATTCCAGCGCTGTGCGACGAGTGACGTCACATCAACGACAACTTCTTCTATGCGTTTATGTTATTAACTTAATATTTGTTATAAACGTTCTAGCTAATTATCGCTCAGCattaacttttttgttgttgttttctgtcATTCCCCTTGCCAGTCTCTGCGGTACGCTGGATACGGGGGATATCTCTGCGTATTAatgctgtggttgctgttgttgctgagaaTATCGTTCCAATTAAACTTGTTAGTTATTCATTTGCGGTTGGGCGGTAGCCATTCATATTTAAATCTAATTGCCATCCAACATTGTTGGTTCCTCATTGTTCGCC from Drosophila subobscura isolate 14011-0131.10 chromosome O, UCBerk_Dsub_1.0, whole genome shotgun sequence encodes:
- the LOC117899191 gene encoding synaptic vesicle glycoprotein 2B: MNQQLTEFDTVMEQIGFGRVHLFATLTLGLLQMMAILETMGVGIIGPAAVCDLRMSLMQLSSIMAAGFMGIICSSYFWGYITDKMGRRWILLRTISLSNICSIISMFMVSFSGFYVMRFVTGIFVAGPSFVAVTYLSEFCNKQIMARVVTHLYMFAGFAMLYCPAWGILFQGTSYMEFEMELVGDLTLRPWRLLGCMFMLPGVLAFFLLLRMPESPKFLFMIGETQKGMDVMDWVCRKNTGHPLTPEQVENMLKFQEKAQVKRQKNANNILRTMLNDAMPLFRKPFVGYFVSGCAVMFVMGLLANGLGIWFTSMRNRANMRVGPSEHMTLCSLLFEDNPSLMQETEEDILVVCNDDLHSFYDSLILGATYIILYNICWLLLFYVPRKGLLVISLLIASTCGFALIFVANHHVQLFCLVFLVSLPGLIISLMGGALLEFVPTYIRAKALCISLMWCRWGAVVGTTIVGSNIEEHCEITLLAMAILPLCSASLEAFLTI
- the LOC117899742 gene encoding neuropeptide F; amino-acid sequence: MSNTMRCILIVCVALALIAAGCNVEASNSRPPRKNDVNTMADAYKFLQDLDTYYGDRARVRFGKRGGPLMEMLRNRELENNMPKNINSGGELIRSLDDEGIF